The window CGCGGAAACTTGTGCTGGGCCTGTATCGAATCGTCGAGTACGAACTGCTCGCCGGCGTCCCGGACGCGTTCCGGAAGAACGAGGTCCTCGGCGTACCCGGCGTATTGATGCTCGGTATCGAAGCCGCCGATGGCCTCGTAGGTGTCTTTTCGGATGATGAGGTTCCGCGTATCGGCTTGCCCGTCGTCGAACCGTATCCTGTCACGTCGCTCCTCGATATCGCTGTACCAGGACCCTCCGTCGTAATCCGCGTAGTACGCGCCCTGGATGCAACCCGGCAAGTCGTGCTCGTTGGCGGATCTGACGATAGCACCGAGCCAGTCCTCCGCCACGACGCAGTCGTCGTCTAAGATTGCGACGTATTCTCCCGACGCGGCTTCGATTCCGGCGTGACGAGCGGCGGTCATCGCTTCGTTTTCTATCACCATCACCTCGAGCGGGTCCCAGCTGAACGCCTCGAGCGCTTCGATGGTCTCGGTGTCCGATTCGTGCAACACCGCGAGAAACTCGAAGTCGCCGAGTGACGTCTCGTCGCTCCGTTCGTAGCGTTCGTAGGAGGTCCGAATGGACCGGAGCAACTCCCTGGCGTCGTCCGGTGCGTGGTACGCCGAACAGACGGCGCTCAGAGAGATTTCCGATGATGAATCTTCCATTGATTATGCCTAGCCCCGTAGATTAAATTAATATTTTGATTGCTGATTAGAGAGATGTGTCCGACCGAAACGGCCACGGGCTCCCGAAAGCGCACGCCGCGTGATGCTCGCGGCGGCGCATCCGTGATCAGGTGGGGGCGCTCTGAACGCCAGGATCGGTCCTTCAGTACAAGATGCCCAGACAAAATACTACGTCCACTTGGAAATAAATAAGGCGCCCGGATTTGGACTGTTCCTACGGCCTATGGTCACTGCAATCACCGGTGGAGCAGGGTTTCTCGGATCTCACGTCGTCGATTACTTCGCCGGACAGGGCGAAAGTATCGTGGTCGTCGACGATTTCAGCGATGGAGATCGACAGAACCTCGCCAAGTCCGAAGGCAACGTCGACATCCGCGAAGTGGACCTGGTGGACAGAGATGAGGCGATGCGGGTTTTCGCCGACGTCGATATCATCGTCCATCTGGCTGCCAAGATCGGCGGAATCGGGTACTTCCACGAAGTACCCGCCGACATCATCTCCATAAACGACAACATCAACAGGAACGTGTTCGACGCTGCCGTCGAGAACGACGTCGAACGGGTCTGTTACGCGTCCTCGTCGATGGTGTACGAGAACGCCGTCGACTTTCCCGTCGTCGAGGAACAGATCGGGGACATCCCGCCACCGAACAGCGCATACGGATTCCAGAAACTCGCCGGCGAGTATTACTGCGACGCGTATCAGAAGCAATACGACCTCGATTACAGCATATTTCGTCCGTTCAACGCGGTCGGAACCCGCGAACCGCCGGGCGAAGAGGTCGGTCAGGCGCACGTCATCCCGGACCTGGTCAAGAAGACGCTCGATGCCCGACAGTATCCTCTCGAGATTCTCGGATCGGGGGAACAGGTGAGGTCGTTCACTAACGTCCGGGACATCGCGGCTGGGGTTTACAAGTGCGCGTACGAACCGGCTGCCAGGAACGAGGACTTCAACCTCGGTTCGTCTAACGGCGTATCGATCAGGGAACTGGCCCGGGAGATCTGGGACCGATGTGATCGTGAGGAACCGTTCGAGGTCACGACCCGAGAGTCGTACGATCACGACGTCCAGAAGCGGATCCCGGACTCGCAGAAGGCGCGGAACCGGCTGGGATGGGAACCCGAGGTCACCTTGGGCGAGTCACTGGCGGAGTACATCGAGTGGTACGAGGAGGAAGTCCGATGAACGGAGTCGCCGTCGTCGGAGCGGGCAGGGTCGGTCTCCCGTGGGCCGCCGTACTCGCTCACGAGCTCCGTATCGACGTCACCTGTATCGACACGTGTGCGGATCGCGTCGAGACGATCAACCGCGGACACGCGCCGTTTTCCGAACCGCAGTTACAGCAGTACGTGTCCTCGGCGGTCGAAGACGGTCGGTTGACGGCCACGACGGATCCGGACACGGTCACTGAGCACGAGTACGTGGCCGTGACCATCAACAACCGCCACGACGAGGACGACGGGTTCCTCTCGTCCATCGAGGACTACGCGCAACGGCTCACCGACGACCACGTCTTCGTCCTCAGATCGACGCTACCCGTCAGCGTGGTCGGTCGAGTCCGCGAGCGCGTGGAGCGTGCAGCGGACGGTTCGCCTGCGTTCACGGTGTTCCCGGAGCGGCTCGCGGAAGGGAAGGCGATCAGCGAGATCGAGACCCTTCCCAAAGTGGTCGGTACTGACGACGCCGCGGGCCGGAGGGCGATGCAAAACCTCCTCGGTGGCCTCGATTGCGAAATCGAGTTCACGTCCCCCGAAACTGCGATGTTCGTGAAGCTCATCGACAACTCGTATCGAGACGCCCTCTTCTCGATCGCGAATCAGATCGCTTTCGTGGCAGACGAGCTCGAGCTGGACGCGTTCGAAGCTATCGAAATTGCCAATCACAACTACGATCGAAACGAAATTCCCAATCCCGGACCGGTGAGCGGTAAGTGCCTCCCCAAGGACCCCCACTTCCTGATGGACGAACAGGTGTGCGATCAACCGAGGACGCCGGATCTGTTCACCGCCACGCGACGAACGAATGCCCGGTACGTCCAGCGCGCCGTCAGGGAAGTCATGAGCTATCGCCCCTCTGAGGTCGCCGTGCTCGGACTGTCCTACAAACGCGGCGTCGCCGACACGACCAACTCGCATGCGGTCGCTATCGCCGAGCAGTTAGCGGACGAAGGCGTCTCGGTTTCGAAGTACGACCCGCACGTGCCGGACTACGACGACGTCCAAACCGCTCTGCAGGGCGCGGATCTCGTGTTGATCGCGGTGAACCACCCCGAGTTCGGCGATATCGAGGCGACGATCAACGAGTACGCTCCGGGCGACAGCATCGTGTTCGACCTCTGGGGGATGGTCGATCGGACCGCTCTCGACCGCCCGTGTCAGGGGATCGGTCGCGGTCCCGACCCAGAGAGCGACGACGTGCTCGGGGAATCGTGGAACGGCGCTCGAAAGCCCGGAGCGATTCAGACGGAGAAGTGACCGCGCTCCGTCGTCCCCGGCGTCTCTGAGGAACCACGCGCCGGCCGACGGTACCGGGGGCGGACGCGCGGTCAGAGCCCACGAACGGGGAACGGGCGAGGTCCAGGTTCCGTCGTTCACGCGGTCCACCGGTGGGCCCCGGTGCGTGGTCGCGTTGCTCGCGGGTCGTCGCTCGCCGACTCCGCAGGCGCCCTCGACGACTCCGCTCTGAACGCGGGCACGAGACCGTCGCGCTGGGGTCGGTTCGCCTCGGCGGTCACACCACGTGCGGTGGTCACACCGTCGTCGGCGCTCCGGAAGCGAGCGGGGGAACCATCGCCCCGTGGTATCGCCGTGGCGCCCTCCCAGGGGCGGGCACCCGCCAGCGGGACGTCGACACTCCGGGCAGACGCGGTTCGATCTGCGAAGGGTCGTTCCCGCTGCCGTCGACTCAGTCGCTGCGAGTGACGTACTGATTTTCGACGACGAGGGCGTCCATCCGTTCGGCCTTGCGGAAGGTCTCGACCGCTTGCTGCGGAGTCATCACGATGGGATCGCCGCTGAGGTTGAACGACGTGTTGAGAACCAGTGGGACGCCCGTCTTCTCGTGGAACCGGGAAATGAGGGCGTGATACCGTTCATTGAGTTCTTCGGTGACGATCTGTGGACGACTCGTGCCGTCGACGTGCGTGGTGGCCGGGACCTTCGAACGCCACTCCTCTCGTATCGTCGCCGTCGTCGTCATGTACTTCGCCAGCTGTCGCGAACAGGCGCCCTCGAACACGGTCGTGAACGACTCCTCGAGGACGCTGGGGGCGAGCGGCCGCCAGCGTGCCCGGCCCTTGAGCTCGTTCATCCGGTAGAGCGTTTCCCGCGACGTCGGGTTACCGAGGAGGCTCCGATTCCCCAGTGCCCGCGGTCCGAACTCGAGCCGGCCCTGGAACCAGCCAACGACCCTGGAGTTGGCGAGATCGGTCGCAACCTGCTCGATCAATTCCTCGTCCGTCAGCGATTCGACCGTCACTGCCTCTTCGGAGAGGAGGGCTCCGTCTACTCCCTCCGGGTACCGCGGTCCGGCGTACGGATCGAAACTGCCAGCTCGCCAGAACGGTTCCACCTCGACGTCCAGGGCCCGACACAGTTCGTAAATAGCGCCCACCGAGCTGCCAGCGTCGTTGGCGGGTGGATACAGGAAGAGATCGTCGAACAGGTCCAGCTGATAGAGCCGCTGATTACTGACGCAGTTGAGGAAAACTCCGCCGCCGAGGATCAGGTTATCGCTGGACGTGGCGCCATCGAGGTATTCCACGATGGAGCGGATGACCGAGGTGAGCTCCGACTGGACCGTCGCCGCGAAGTCCTGATAGTAAGCGACCGACTCGTTCTCTCCGGACCGATACGGGAAGCACTGCTCCTCGAAGTACTCCTTCCATTGGTCCCGGACGTCCTCGTGGTGGTTCTCGGTGGCAATGGGCGTCTCAAGCTCTCCGGTGTCCGGATCGAAATCGAAGAAGCGCTTCGGAGAGGGCGACCCGTACGACGAAAGACCCATCAGTTTGCCACTGCCGTGTCTCCCGAGCCCGGCGTACTCGGACGCCGCGTCGTAGAAGAGACCGAGCGAAGACTCGATCGGGAACCGTTTGATCACCTCGATTTCGCCGTCGTCGTATTCGGCGAGCGTGATTGCCGTGGTCTCAGCCCGTCCGTCGGCGATGAGACAGGCGGCGTCCCTGAAGCCGCTCTCTACGACGGACGCCATCAGGTGAGTGATGTGGTGGTCGACGAGGTGTATCGGTGGCGGCGTCTCGTAATCGAGTACCGAGGGCGGGAGGACTTCTTCGGTGTAGGTGGTGCCTTTCGCCATGAACTCACCTGGCGGTTCCTCGCCGTTCGGATCGTCGATGTACCAGCCATAGGCGATGTGATCGACGTCGGATAGCTCCAGTCCAGCCCGATCCAGGCACTCCTTCGCCGCTTCGCCGGCCGCTTCACCGGGCGCATGTTTGTTCCTGCTGACCCGTTCTTGCTCGACAGCAGTTACGATCCGACCGTCCTCGAACAGGGCTGCAGAGCCGTCGTGGCAGGGCGTGTTTTCGTGCCCCATCACCCCAAGTATAACCATTGATCGGAGTAACATTATGACAAGCCAGTTATTTATGTTACGAATGTAGCTGCTGTACAGTGGATTCACGCCGTTTATCCGTACTGGCGTCCCTGACGGCGTCGGGACGGCCGATCGATACGAGGATCCCCGTCGTGAGACGTCGGACGGAGCAGTGGAGAGAAGGCGTGTCGATAGAGGACTCCTCTACAGTGCCGGCTCGCGTCGGACGGTCGCACCGCGATTCTGCGGTCGAGCCACGTGCACGTCAGCCGAGACGTCGTGGGCAGCGAGAGCGCGCTCTACGGCCGCAACGGTGGCGTCGGACTCGGACTCGGTCGTCACGACGTACAAGGTGGGGCCCCACGAGGACTGGCCGACGCCAGCGACCGGGTCCGCGTCCGACAGCGTCTCGGCCAGCGCTTCGGCGACGTCGTTTCGAACGCCGCCTTGCTGTCGCGCGAACCACTGCCCGTTCAATCGATCGATCCGTTCCACCGCTGAACCGAACCGAGCGATGTCTCCGTCGTGGACGCTCGGAAGCAACTCTCGAAGCACGATGCCCGCAACGCGGTCAGAGAGTTCGGCATCGCTCTCTTCGAGCACGCTCCGCATGCTCTCCGATTCCGAGACGCCGTGCCGGCCGGTTTCGCCTCTCGGTATGACGAGGACGAACCGGCAACGTTCCGGCAGCTCCTCGCGGACGACGACGGGGGGGACCGTCCACTCGCCCGTCTCGGGATCATCCGGTAGCAGGTCGGAAGTGGGTTGGCCGGCGTCGACGATCAACCCCCCGTCCCGGAACGCGTGTACGCCGATAGCGTTCCGCATCCCCCGCCCCAGTGATGGGCTCACGTCCCGGACGTCGTACTGTCGTCGATACAATTCCGCGACCCCGGCGTAGACCGCCAAAGCGAACTGCGTACCGCTTCCGAGTCCCCTATGTCTCGGTACGGACTCGTCGACGACGACTCTGGCCCCCGGGACGTCGAGTTCGTCTACCGCAAGCCGCGCGTATTTCCGCGCCACTTCCGAGTTCGACTCGACCCGGTCGGATCGCGACACCGTCACCGAGAGAGAAGGAGTGTCGATGCAGACGCCGACACTTCCGAACAGTCTGCTGTGTGCGTCTGAGAGGTTAACAAAACCAAAATGTAAACGGCTATTAGACTCCACTTCTACAGGCATGCCCCGGATTTCGTCAGTTCATTGCTAAAACTTTACGGAAGCGAAGGTGTAAGAACGCGCGACGGCGCCGACGAGGCGTTCCGTCGGATCCACGAACGGCGAGGCGCGGGCCGAACGTCGACGATGCGTAGCGAGCGACGGTCGCCACGAGACGAACACGGCGATTCACGGGCAGGCCCGGATCGAGCTGGCGCGACCCAACTGGGACCGAATGCGCCGGGACCACGGTTGCTCCGCCTTCCAGAGTCCGTGGCACGGGGGCGGGCACTGACCGACGGCCTCATTACCTTCTCGGGAGACGTGCAAACAATGGCAGAGACGACGATCGAAACGCCGACCGGCGATGTCGTCCTATCCACGGCCCATCCCGGGGGGAACGCCGATGTCGTCGGCCACGACGGTCACACTATCGTCCTGGAACCTGAACAACGAGATTCGGAGAAGCAGTGGTTTTACTGGAACTTCGAGGTACGCAGTCGGTCGGACGTGACTCTCGACTTCCGGTTTCACGGATGCGAACCCCTCGGTCCGTGGGGGCCCGCCACGACCACCGGAAACGACTCCTGGGAGTGGCTGGGAACCGAAGCAGCGACGGATCGATCGCAGTTTTCGTACTCGTTCGCCGAGGGCGAGGTCCGGAGATTCGCGTTTTCACTCCCCTATCAGCTTCGACACCTCGATCGCTTTTTGAACGAGCGCGCCCAATGGACGTCGCTCTCTCGGACGTCGATCGGCACGAGTGACGGCGGCAGGTCCGTGCCGTGCCTGTCGGCCGGTGCTCGAGGGGAGACGAGGAACATCGTGTTGGCCTGCAGACACCACGCCTGCGAGACGACCGCGTCGTACGTCTTAGAAGGGATCGTCGACGGACTCCTGACAGAGGGGTCCGATTTACTCTCGACTCGCCGACTCCACGTGTTCCCGCTGGTCGACGTCGACGGCGTCGAACGTGGAGATCAAGGAAAGCACCGGATCCCGCACGACCACAACAGGGACTACGCCACATCCAACGCGTTACTGGACTCGATCCCGTCCCTCTACGCATCGACGGAGGCCATCCGGAACTACCTAGATCGAATCGACGGCCAGTTCGAGTTCAGTCTGGACCTCCATTGCCCGTGGATGTACGGCGAACGGAACGACCGTCCCTTCTTCGTCGACGACCCGGACGATGTTTCACCGTCCGTCGCAGCCCTCGGACAGACCCTCGAGAAGGTCACGGAGTCGAGGGGGAGTGACGGGATCCGCTTCGATGCAACTCCCGGGACGGGGATCGAAAACTTCCACTCTGGCGAACCGGCGGCACCGACCTTTTCGCAACACCTCTCCGATCGCGGTGCGATAAGTACGACGCTGGAGGTCCCCTACTTCGGCGTCGATGGGAACGAGATCACGTCGGACTCCTGCCGTCGCTTCGGTGTCGATATCTCCCGCGCCGTAATTCGCTTCCTCACCGAAGGAACCGGGTAACGCCTCCTCGTTACCGCGGCGTCCCAGCGGAGCGGGGCAAATCGATTGGATCGAGCGTGACGCCGGCAAGGCGGCGATGAGGGGGGAGCGTGGTGGCATCGCCGTCGCGCTCCCCGGAGCGGTTCGGCGACCAGGCCGGCTCCGGCACCCCGGTCGTGGCCATCAGTCGGTTGTGCGGGGCTCGGTTCGACAGGGACCTCGGACGATCTGCCGGGGTCTCACCGTCGGACGACCCGAACTGCGTCTCGACGGGGTCGAGGCGGTGGGACTCGGACAGACGGCGGACTGGAAGTCGGTCACCCGCAGCCAATCCCGGACGCCTTCCCGCGGTCGCCGGAACGGCCGAACCGACGATTTCGACGGCGACCGAGCGCACAGTGGCGGTGTCTCACGTTCAGTCGTTGACCTCTCGGCGGAGCGTCCCCATCTCGGCGACGCGCTCGGCGTGGGCGTTGTGCTGGTGGATGGACTCGTCGTTGGACTGCTTCATCGTGACGACGGCGTCGTCCGGGAGGTCGTCGAATCGGGAGACGACGCCTTCGGCCATCGAGCGGACGCAGTCCTCGACGAATTTGGCGTTCTTGTGGGACTGGTAGGTCATGTGGTCCTCGTCGGGGCGCTTGGCGAGGTTGTAGATGCGGGCGCTCATGGCGTCCCGGGCGACCTCGATGACGTCGTCGAGGTCGACGTCGGGCGCGCCTTCCGCTTCGATGGTGAGCGTGGCGTGGCCCCGCTGGGAGTGGCCGGGCTGGGGCACCTCCTCGAGGAAGGCGTCGATGGTCTCGTCTTCGACGTCGAGGCCGCGCAGCACGTCGCGGGCGCGGGCGGCGGACATCCCCTGCGAACAGGGGCAGACCGTCATGCCGGTGACGCGGGCGCCGATCTCCTCACGCGTGCCGTCCTCGTCGGCGGTCGCCGACGCGACGATATCCGCGGTCGACTGCGTGGGACGCCCGGACTCGGGCGTCTCCTCGCGGGTGACGTACTCGGCCTCCATGCGCACCTCGGCCTGGGTCGTGTAGTCGTGCTTCTCCAGAAGCCGCTCGGCGGCCTCGCCGCAGACGTCCTCGACGCCCTCGACCTCCTGGCTGACGGCCGCCTCCAGGGTCTCGTCGATGACCTCCATGTTGCGGCTCATGTCCGCACCCTTGCGCCAGGAGGGCAGGTCGACGTAGACCTCGAACTCCGCCATCAGGACGATCGGCCGCTGGTCGCCGCGGCCGATCTTGACGAGTTTCTCGACGCCCGTGACGCCCACCCGGTTCAGCCCGACGGTGACCTCAGGGCTCGAGGCCTGTACGTCCGGCAGTTGCTGACTCATTGGACCAGGCTAGGGACGAATTACCGTTAGTGCTTTCGAAAATCCAGTCAGCGAGCCCCTGCTCCGCCGCGACTACTCGTCGAGCGGCGACAGCGCCCGGCCGTCGACCTCGCGCAGCACGGCCGCGTAGTCCTCGCCGTCGAACCGCTCGGCGATGTCGTCGAGCTCCGTGCGCAACTGCTCGAGCCGCTCCTCCAGGTCCTGGAACTCCTCGCTGGAGCGCAGCTCCGCGGTGGGCTTGTTGGCCGACAGCGCCGCGTGCTTCGAGGCCAGCGCGTAGAACTCGCGGAACCGCTCCTCGTAGGCGGCGCAGTTCAGGAGCCGCTCGATGGTGTCGATCAGCTCCGACCGGGAGACCGGCTTGACGACGTAGTCGTCGAACGGCATATCGATGATCTCGAAGTCCGGATCGACGGCGGTCACCATGGCCACGCGGGCCTCCAGGTCCCGGTCGCGAATCTCGTCGAGGACGTCGGCGCCCCGGATGTCGGGCATCCGGCGGTCGAGCAGCACCACGTCCACGTCCGGATCCAGCTTCGCGAGGCCGGCCTCCCCGCTGTGGGCCGTCAGGACCTCGTACTCGCCGCGGAGCTGCGCGGCGTAAGCGTCGGCCACGTCGGGCTCGTCGTCGACGACCAGCACCGTCGCGCGCTCGCTGGGACTCATGTGGGTGGCTGCCACTATGAAGGAACTAACGCAAAAGGGTTCTGGGCACTTGGGCCCGTGATACCACCCGTCTATCGACCGACGAGGTCCGCGTACCGGGCCCCGGTCTGCTTGAGCGTCTCCGTCGAGTAGAGCCGCTCGTGCTCGAAGGGGAGGTGCTCGCCGGCCAGTCGGTCGATCGACGCGTCGACGGCCGCCGCCTCCCGCCCGTGGACCATCGTGAAGAGGTTGTACGACCAGTCGTGGGCCGGTCGACGCGGGCGGTGGTAGCACAGCGTCACGTACGGCAGGCTCCCGACCGCACGACCGCGCTCGTCCAGTTCGCCGTCGGGGACGTCCCAGACGACCATGCAGTTGCTGTCGAAGCCCGTCCGGACGTGGTTGACGACGAACCCGACGCGCTTGATGCAGCCCCGCTCCAGCAGCCGCTCGACGGCCGCCAGGACGTCCTCGATCGGGGCGCCGACGGCCTCCGCGACGTCCCGGTACGGCGTCGCGGACGTCGGGAACCCCTCCTGGATCGCCACGAGCAACCGGCGCTCCAGGTCGGACAGGTCGGCGGCGGCGTCCTCGCTGATCCGCGTCGCCGCCACGCTCCCCTCGCCGACGGCGTCCGGACCGTCGCCCGCCTCGTCGCCGCCCGATCCGGCGCTGCCCACGCTCTCCCGGGCCAGCGCGTCACCGTTGACCACGGGGAACTCCAGGTCGATGTAGTAGTCGGTCAGCATCGGCAGGCGCAGCACCGCACACCCCGTCCGCTGCTCGATCTCGTCGAGGATGCGGTCCCGCCGGTCGCGGCTCGCCGCGGTCACGACGAACCACATGTTCCACTCGTGGTCCCGCGCGTAGTTGTGGTTGACCTGATCGTAGCCGTTGATCGTCTCGGCGACGGCGTCGAAGCGGTCCGCGGGCGCCCTGACCGCGGCCAGCGCCGACGACCCGATCACCGGCGGGTTCAGCACCGGTCCGAACCGGCGGAAGACGCCGTCCTCGAGGAGCTCCTCCACCCGGGCGAGCGCCTCGTCGGCGCCGATGCCCAGTTCCGCGCCCACGGTCTCGAAGGGCCGCTCCTCGACCGGGAAGCCGCTCTGGTACCCGTCGACGAGGGCCGCGTCCACCTCGTCGATCCCCTCGCGCCAGTCGCCCGACTGGAGGCTCATCGACGGCCGTTAGGAGTGGACGGGTGTATCGCTTTCGGGTCTGGGATCGGATTCTTGATACGGCACAGCTACAGACAGGACTCCTCCTGTGAACAGCCAGAAAGTCCCCGCTAGCTCCGGTCGAGGCGCTCACTGCGCGCTTCACTCGCTCCGTTCGTTCCAGTGCTTGCGTCGCCCGTCTTCCCGGAGCCAGCGGCCCCTTTCAGTCCCACCCGCTAGTGGATGATCGGCCAGCCGAAACGGGTGGGACTGAAAGGGGCGATCCGTTCGACGAAGGCAGGCGACGCAAGCCGCGAGGGACCAACGGTCCCTCGGCCCGTGCGGGCGACTCACGGGTCGCCCGCACGACACCGCAGCCGAAGGCGAGGAGCGCAGCGAGAGTCACGAGAGCGTAGCGAACGTGACCTCGATAGACGAGCGGAGCGAGTCTATCGGTGCTCCCGAGTCGAACGGATCGGGGCTTTCTGGCTGTTCTTGA of the Halomicrobium salinisoli genome contains:
- a CDS encoding glycosyltransferase produces the protein MEDSSSEISLSAVCSAYHAPDDARELLRSIRTSYERYERSDETSLGDFEFLAVLHESDTETIEALEAFSWDPLEVMVIENEAMTAARHAGIEAASGEYVAILDDDCVVAEDWLGAIVRSANEHDLPGCIQGAYYADYDGGSWYSDIEERRDRIRFDDGQADTRNLIIRKDTYEAIGGFDTEHQYAGYAEDLVLPERVRDAGEQFVLDDSIQAQHKFPRTLRGNLRRHFYYGTGLVHVKRYDKQLYRNRFSGWMILWYVFKQWAHVLRGRESDYEPNELAYVSVKYVWLFFGFVHGYYVFFQEQEELALP
- a CDS encoding NAD-dependent epimerase/dehydratase family protein codes for the protein MVTAITGGAGFLGSHVVDYFAGQGESIVVVDDFSDGDRQNLAKSEGNVDIREVDLVDRDEAMRVFADVDIIVHLAAKIGGIGYFHEVPADIISINDNINRNVFDAAVENDVERVCYASSSMVYENAVDFPVVEEQIGDIPPPNSAYGFQKLAGEYYCDAYQKQYDLDYSIFRPFNAVGTREPPGEEVGQAHVIPDLVKKTLDARQYPLEILGSGEQVRSFTNVRDIAAGVYKCAYEPAARNEDFNLGSSNGVSIRELAREIWDRCDREEPFEVTTRESYDHDVQKRIPDSQKARNRLGWEPEVTLGESLAEYIEWYEEEVR
- a CDS encoding nucleotide sugar dehydrogenase, which translates into the protein MNGVAVVGAGRVGLPWAAVLAHELRIDVTCIDTCADRVETINRGHAPFSEPQLQQYVSSAVEDGRLTATTDPDTVTEHEYVAVTINNRHDEDDGFLSSIEDYAQRLTDDHVFVLRSTLPVSVVGRVRERVERAADGSPAFTVFPERLAEGKAISEIETLPKVVGTDDAAGRRAMQNLLGGLDCEIEFTSPETAMFVKLIDNSYRDALFSIANQIAFVADELELDAFEAIEIANHNYDRNEIPNPGPVSGKCLPKDPHFLMDEQVCDQPRTPDLFTATRRTNARYVQRAVREVMSYRPSEVAVLGLSYKRGVADTTNSHAVAIAEQLADEGVSVSKYDPHVPDYDDVQTALQGADLVLIAVNHPEFGDIEATINEYAPGDSIVFDLWGMVDRTALDRPCQGIGRGPDPESDDVLGESWNGARKPGAIQTEK
- a CDS encoding carbamoyltransferase; the protein is MGHENTPCHDGSAALFEDGRIVTAVEQERVSRNKHAPGEAAGEAAKECLDRAGLELSDVDHIAYGWYIDDPNGEEPPGEFMAKGTTYTEEVLPPSVLDYETPPPIHLVDHHITHLMASVVESGFRDAACLIADGRAETTAITLAEYDDGEIEVIKRFPIESSLGLFYDAASEYAGLGRHGSGKLMGLSSYGSPSPKRFFDFDPDTGELETPIATENHHEDVRDQWKEYFEEQCFPYRSGENESVAYYQDFAATVQSELTSVIRSIVEYLDGATSSDNLILGGGVFLNCVSNQRLYQLDLFDDLFLYPPANDAGSSVGAIYELCRALDVEVEPFWRAGSFDPYAGPRYPEGVDGALLSEEAVTVESLTDEELIEQVATDLANSRVVGWFQGRLEFGPRALGNRSLLGNPTSRETLYRMNELKGRARWRPLAPSVLEESFTTVFEGACSRQLAKYMTTTATIREEWRSKVPATTHVDGTSRPQIVTEELNERYHALISRFHEKTGVPLVLNTSFNLSGDPIVMTPQQAVETFRKAERMDALVVENQYVTRSD
- a CDS encoding beta-ribofuranosylaminobenzene 5'-phosphate synthase family protein, with the protein product MPVEVESNSRLHFGFVNLSDAHSRLFGSVGVCIDTPSLSVTVSRSDRVESNSEVARKYARLAVDELDVPGARVVVDESVPRHRGLGSGTQFALAVYAGVAELYRRQYDVRDVSPSLGRGMRNAIGVHAFRDGGLIVDAGQPTSDLLPDDPETGEWTVPPVVVREELPERCRFVLVIPRGETGRHGVSESESMRSVLEESDAELSDRVAGIVLRELLPSVHDGDIARFGSAVERIDRLNGQWFARQQGGVRNDVAEALAETLSDADPVAGVGQSSWGPTLYVVTTESESDATVAAVERALAAHDVSADVHVARPQNRGATVRREPAL
- a CDS encoding M14 family zinc carboxypeptidase, translated to MAETTIETPTGDVVLSTAHPGGNADVVGHDGHTIVLEPEQRDSEKQWFYWNFEVRSRSDVTLDFRFHGCEPLGPWGPATTTGNDSWEWLGTEAATDRSQFSYSFAEGEVRRFAFSLPYQLRHLDRFLNERAQWTSLSRTSIGTSDGGRSVPCLSAGARGETRNIVLACRHHACETTASYVLEGIVDGLLTEGSDLLSTRRLHVFPLVDVDGVERGDQGKHRIPHDHNRDYATSNALLDSIPSLYASTEAIRNYLDRIDGQFEFSLDLHCPWMYGERNDRPFFVDDPDDVSPSVAALGQTLEKVTESRGSDGIRFDATPGTGIENFHSGEPAAPTFSQHLSDRGAISTTLEVPYFGVDGNEITSDSCRRFGVDISRAVIRFLTEGTG
- the mptA gene encoding GTP cyclohydrolase MptA; this encodes MSQQLPDVQASSPEVTVGLNRVGVTGVEKLVKIGRGDQRPIVLMAEFEVYVDLPSWRKGADMSRNMEVIDETLEAAVSQEVEGVEDVCGEAAERLLEKHDYTTQAEVRMEAEYVTREETPESGRPTQSTADIVASATADEDGTREEIGARVTGMTVCPCSQGMSAARARDVLRGLDVEDETIDAFLEEVPQPGHSQRGHATLTIEAEGAPDVDLDDVIEVARDAMSARIYNLAKRPDEDHMTYQSHKNAKFVEDCVRSMAEGVVSRFDDLPDDAVVTMKQSNDESIHQHNAHAERVAEMGTLRREVND
- a CDS encoding HalX domain-containing protein — protein: MSPSERATVLVVDDEPDVADAYAAQLRGEYEVLTAHSGEAGLAKLDPDVDVVLLDRRMPDIRGADVLDEIRDRDLEARVAMVTAVDPDFEIIDMPFDDYVVKPVSRSELIDTIERLLNCAAYEERFREFYALASKHAALSANKPTAELRSSEEFQDLEERLEQLRTELDDIAERFDGEDYAAVLREVDGRALSPLDE
- a CDS encoding Lrp/AsnC family transcriptional regulator; this translates as MSLQSGDWREGIDEVDAALVDGYQSGFPVEERPFETVGAELGIGADEALARVEELLEDGVFRRFGPVLNPPVIGSSALAAVRAPADRFDAVAETINGYDQVNHNYARDHEWNMWFVVTAASRDRRDRILDEIEQRTGCAVLRLPMLTDYYIDLEFPVVNGDALARESVGSAGSGGDEAGDGPDAVGEGSVAATRISEDAAADLSDLERRLLVAIQEGFPTSATPYRDVAEAVGAPIEDVLAAVERLLERGCIKRVGFVVNHVRTGFDSNCMVVWDVPDGELDERGRAVGSLPYVTLCYHRPRRPAHDWSYNLFTMVHGREAAAVDASIDRLAGEHLPFEHERLYSTETLKQTGARYADLVGR